Proteins from a single region of Trichoderma asperellum chromosome 3, complete sequence:
- a CDS encoding uncharacterized protein (EggNog:ENOG41~TransMembrane:3 (o217-238i318-337o343-363i)~antiSMASH:Cluster_3.5), with product MNRHLGCVLECMSVWVWRRYATSEIIACRCASHAKLNLDLSCWYRAITNNASHQQHESALKVALPLASSSYAMDDFAVELLAARRDESPERPPEPKAPSELDPSTASPQRSGLRSGLAALREKANIQDRLVEKLLQQVIPAEDDHGPDVPISADGAAFPQRPGFNLTTMSNNFRRFNARIGVVFKFQARMTRIMCWRKPSHTLSLLATYTFVCLDPYLLFVLPIVGILLGAFIPGFLARHPAPPKGTLSSEQSMGYSPKGPPLAPAATVRPAKELSKDFFRNMGDLQNCMEDFTQGHDMVVSLLVPISNFSNEALSSAVFLFLCAAGISMTIAAHIIPWRFVFLIGGWAAICSGHPAVSRLLVETREEHIQPREEKAKTWMDDWIATDVILDSAPETREVEIFELQKASGAGEWEAWLFCPSPYDPLSQPRIAGERPRGTRFFEDVMPPEGWEWSEKKWALDLWSRDWVEERIITGVEVETEGERWVYDIYNEREERTGVADQPEKGSFKGVSMPHTSWEEGDDGTGKKGEWRRRRWVRLVKRKVSAAAPGS from the exons ATGAATCGCCATCTCGGGTGCGTTCTGGAGTGTATGTCCGTGTGGGTGTGGCGCCGCTACGCCACAAGTGAGATCATCGCTTGCCGCTGCGCGTCACATGCTAAGCTTAACCTCGACCTCTCGTGTTGGTATCGtgccatcaccaacaacGCATCACATCAACAGCATGAGAGCGCACTGAAAGTAGCATTGCCGCTGGCTAGCTCTTCATATGCCATGGATGATTTCGCGGTAGAATTACTAGCAGCCAGGCGCGATGAATCGCCAGAACGGCCGCCAGAGCCGAAGGCGCCTTCGGAACTAGATCCATCAACGGCGTCACCGCAGCGATCTGGTTTGCGAAGCGGCCTTGCAGCCCTCCGAGAGAAGGCGAACATCCAAGACCGCCTGGTAGAAAA ATTACTTCAACAAGTCATTCCAGCCGAAGACGATCATGGGCCCGATGTTCCCATATCGGCAGACGGTGCGGCATTCCCGCAACGACCTGGCTTCAATCTCACCACGATGTCCAATAATTTTCGCCGATTCAACGCCCGAATCGGAGTCGTTTTCAAGTTTCAGGCTCGAATGACCCGCATTATGTGTTGGCGCAAGCCGTCGCACACGCTATCTCTGCTCGCCACCTACACCTTCGTCTGTCTCGACCCAtatctcctcttcgtcttacCCATTGTCGGGATTCTCCTAGGCGCATTCATACCAGGATTCCTAGCGCGGCATCCCGCGCCCCCAAAAGGCACTCTATCTAGCGAACAGAGTATGGGTTATTCACCAAAGGGGCCTCCTCTAGCGCCGGCGGCGACGGTACGCCCTGCAAAGGAGCTGAGCAAGGACTTCTTCCGGAATATGGGCGATTTGCAGAACTGCATGGAGGACTTTACTCAGGGACACGATATGGTGGTGTCGTTGCTGGTACCCATTAGCAATTTCAGCAACGAGGCGCTATCATCGGCCGTGTTCCTTTTCCTCTGCGCCGCGGGCATCTCCATGACCATCGCAGCACACATCATTCCCTGGAGATTTGTCTTTCTAATAGGCGGATGGGCCGCCATCTGCTCAGGACACCCTGCTGTCTCCCGTCTGCTGGTGGAAACCCGCGAGGAGCACATCCAGCCGCGAgaggaaaaagcaaagacgTGGATGGACGACTGGATTGCTACTGATGTTATCCTTGACTCGGCACCGGAGACACGCGAAGTAGAGATTTTTGAACTACAAAAAGCATCTGGGGCAGGTGAGTGGGAAGCCTGGCTCTTTTGCCCGTCGCCCTATGACCCTCTGTCTCAGCCTCGCATCGCTGGAGAGCGGCCACGTGGCACGCGCTTCTTTGAGGATGTGATGCCACCAGAAGGATGGGAGTGGAGCGAGAAGAAGTGGGCTTTGGATCTCTGGAGCAGGGACTGGGTTGAAGAGCGTATCATTACGGGAGTGGAAGTTGAAACGGAAGGAGAGCGGTGGGTGTACGATATTTACAACGAGCGCGAGGAGCGCACTGGCGTGGCCGATCAGCCCGAGAAGGGAAGCTTCAAAGGTGTATCGATGCCGCATACAAGCTgggaagagggagatgatggcACGGGTAAGAAAGGAGAATGGAGGCGGAGGCGATGGGTGAGGTtggtgaaaagaaaagtgtcTGCAGCTGCACCTGGATCATGA
- a CDS encoding uncharacterized protein (antiSMASH:Cluster_3.5) — protein sequence MTLKHKTPAGPRPANTSSRLSYSRPASRVPTATSRSNSSISNSPMLSTASSNNHSHFSYGRNGQASQTEQTITSTGSYDFLPSVSFDDFHTSIESAASSGEFRPNKYPSPAASRSDVESSLSMADRRLSDRTAVNPNGSATRVGVSASSSRATRSGSILHRPSASRQNSASSISTTSGSIDASTATIGVRTRRQSQYPPVSGSGAASKPPRKSIGPGVVADAETVTRSASKRRPSLFSEKTSDMTRTSLDMGGDTTRGFTTTTRSVKAKSVVQASPMVSQTNILTSTSLTPEQHRNTSKSPLPGGAGLTPSSGGRRASIMPTGHASHATGLGARTISPTDTRRMKRMSMMPQSTSSNQVSNAPPPPPVSMETRAASRSPSMIPRKASATPSSSRTTPDISRKSYSSGLSVGSTVSFNTVRTSTGSLQPRLPQPASVSRLPAPKHATSHGSLPSGDEEDVPPVPAIPKAFESPKDTPPAETYFLAKKKSSLGTLDSISINLNSSNSTTNVSAPTQVETVKLQRKPSVKTAQHAPAAPPNNDKKSGPNKKSLEPLRLPPLNLLPLSIPTAAKVAALQENGKDNRNMSPPASRQLPKTPTTPMTASKSSFFAKSRYDDAMEPMPSIRSSTSAHRSHHRRTPSIPDATTSSTDSSLVFKDLDTKSSMSPFLSSSLPKNEPANGFLKRSKTGSDHTRVNRTLFDEKAPQKPAGPRPPHTEKPVPKSPPPAPPTEQPQTPSSMSTLRRKLSLSWKKGNSKGGIVPPQDVVDKAQSLKQESIPPPRIPASATLNSLPTAKHFGPTASVPHGLAETKRRKSSATSLNNAYLSHDRTKSDPWSAKKDVTAADPTTMPPARHPSVMAKLMRPKTASSAMPSATSYTAEIDKDDVIAEEEMRKLGSRRKETEIAARTLDALKRRASPKERVGPHEAIRIAMLNIYERGEIIDYNDVYFCGTQNANKVVGDLSSDAPNFGYDDERGDYSIVIGDHLAYRYEVIDVLGKGSFGQVVRCIDHKLGVLVAVKIIRNKKRFHQQALVEVNILQKLREWDPHNRHSMVNFTQSFYFRGHLCISTELLDMNLYEFIKAHSFRGFSLRIIRRFTKQILSSLIILKQKKVIHCDLKPENILLRHPLHAEIKVIDFGSSCFESEKVYTYIQSRFYRSPEVILGMTYGLPIDMWSVGCILAELYTGVPIFPGENEQEQLACIMEVFGPPEKHLIEKSTRKKLFFDSMGKPRLTVSSKGRRRRPSSKTLQQVLKCDDEAFLDFVARCLRWDPDRRLKPEDAVRHEFITGIKVPTPTPRLPMREASPVKRYNTISVSRPLPDPPGISSKASVGASPGKPIPAAARRASGATAATTASLNRRTSAGGMAGGMTGMAGSSSSSNLPRAAGRIMSGTRDIAAAGATAAMNRRP from the exons ATGACCTTAAAGCACAAGACGCCCGCTGGGCCCCGACCGGCAAACACGTCTTCTCGCCT ATCCTACAGCAGACCTGCTAGTCGTGTACCGACGGCAACCTCGAGGAGCAACAGCTCAATCTCGAATTCTCCAATGCTCAGCACTGCTTCTTCCAACAACCACTCTCATTTCTCCTACGGCCGAAATGGACAGGCAAGCCAGACAGAACAAACAATCACCTCTACCGGCTCTTACGATTTCCTACCCTCTGTGAGCTTCGACGACTTCCATACCAGCATCGAATCCGCGGCATCTAGCGGCGAATTCAGGCCGAACAAATATCCTTCCCCAGCAGCGTCACGCAGTGACGTTGAATCTTCGTTAAGCATGGCCGACAGGAGATTGTCCGACAGGACGGCTGTCAACCCCAATGGCAGTGCCACGCGCGTGGGTGTTTCAGCCTCGTCCTCTCGGGCCACCAGATCGGGGTCCATCCTCCACAGGCCAAGCGCGTCGAGGCAGAATAGCGCCTCGTCAATCTCAACCACGTCCGGCTCCATCGATGCCTCCACAGCAACTATTGGGGTGCGCACTCGTCGCCAGAGCCAGTATCCGCCTGTTTCTGGCTCAGGTGCCGCTTCCAAACCCCCTCGAAAATCTATTGGCCCCGGCGTCGTTGCCGACGCGGAAACAGTGACGCGGAGCGCCTCCAAACGCCGTcccagcctcttctccgaAAAGACTAGCGACATGACGAGGACTTCTCTCGACATGGGCGGCGATACTACCCGCGGCTTTACCACCACTACCAGGAGCGTCAAGGCCAAATCCGTGGTACAGGCTTCTCCGATGGTCAGCCAAACAAACATCCTAACCAGTACTTCGCTCACTCCTGAGCAACATCGAAATACTTCCAAATCACCGCTTCCTGGAGGCGCAGGTTTAACGCCATCCTCAGGAGGGCGACGGGCATCCATCATGCCTACCGGTCATGCTTCTCATGCTACCGGACTAGGCGCCCGAACCATAAGCCCAACTGACACTAGAAGAATGAAGCGTATGTCCATGATGCCACAATCTACGAGTTCGAATCAAGTTTCAAATGCACCACCGCCTCCGCCAGTTTCGATGGAGACGCGAGCCGCCTCCAGGTCACCATCAATGATTCCGAGAAAGGCGTCGGCTACACCATCCTCGTCTAGGACAACGCCAGATATTAGTAGAAAATCATACAGCTCAGGTCTCTCCGTTGGATCTACTGTTAGCTTCAACACCGTGAGGACATCAACTGGCTCTTTACAGCCGCGCTTACCACAGCCGGCGTCTGTTTCTCGACTACCAGCTCCCAAACATGCTACAAGCCATGGCTCCCTACCCTcgggcgatgaagaagatgtacCCCCTGTTCCTGCAATTCCCAAAGCTTTTGAATCTCCAAAGGATACCCCCCCAGCTGAAACATACTttttggccaagaagaagtctaGCCTTGGGACTCTCGACAGCATCAGTATTAatctcaacagcagcaactctACCACCAATGTTTCAGCGCCAACTCAAGTAGAAACTGTCAAATTACAACGCAAGCCGAGCGTCAAGACCGCTCAGCATGCACCTGCAGCGCCGCCGAACAACGACAAGAAGAGCGGGCCGAACAAGAAGAGCCTGGAACCTCTGCGGCTGCCGCCCTTGAATCTTCTTCCATTGAGCATACCCACCGCAGCCAAGGTGGCTGCATTGCAGGAAAATGGCAAAGATAATCGAAACATGAGCCCGCCAGCCTCGCGACAGCTCCCCAAGACGCCGACGACACCAATGACGGCGTCGAAAAGTTCCTTTTTTGCAAAATCGCGATATGATGATGCTATGGAGCCAATGCCGTCCATTAGAAGCAGTACTTCAGCACATCGATCCCACCACCGCCGAACCCCAAGCATACCGGATGCGACGACATCTTCCACGGATTCTTCGCTTGTTTTCAAAGATTTGGACACCAAATCCAGCATGTCACCGTTCTTATCTTCGTCTCTCCCCAAAAACGAACCCGCGAATGGATTCCTGAAGCGTTCAAAAACCGGTTCTGATCACACCCGCGTCAATCGGACGCTTTTTGATGAAAAGGCGCCTCAAAAGCCTGCTGGACCACGCCCACCACATACAGAAAAGCCTGTTCCCAAATCCCCTCCGCCGGCTCCACCTACTGAGCAGCCTCAAACACCGTCCTCAATGAGTACGCTGAGGAGAAAGCTGAGCTTGTCTTGGAAAAAGGGTAACTCGAAGGGAGGTATTGTCCCACCCCAAGATGTCGTAGACAAGGCGCAGAGTCTGAAACAGGAGAGCATACCGCCTCCTCGCATACCCGCATCTGCCACATTGAATTCTCTCCCGACCGCGAAGCATTTTGGGCCTACTGCATCTGTTCCTCACGGACTTGCTgagacgaagagaagaaagagctcTGCCACTAGCTTGAACAATGCTTACCTCTCCCACGATCGAACCAAGAGTGACCCCTGGAGCGCTAAGAAGGATGTCACTGCGGCCGATCCTACAACCATGCCACCAGCTCGTCACCCCTCTGTCATGGCCAAACTCATGAGACCAAAGACAGCTTCCAGTGCTATGCCCAGTGCTACTTCATATACTGCCGAAATTGACAAGGACGATGTTATTGCGGAAGAGGAAATGCGTAAACTGGGATCTCGACGCAAAGAGACGGAAATTGCGGCTAGGACCCTCGATGCCTTGAAAAGGAGAGCCTCGCCCAAAGAGCGGGTTGGTCCTCACGAGGCAATTCGCATTGCCATGCTCAACATTTATGAACGGGGTGAGATTATTGATTACAATGACGTGTATTTCTGCGGCACTCAGAATGCCAATAAGGTGGTGGGTGATCTTTCATCGGATGCCCCGAACTTTGGCTACGATGATGAACGTGGAGATTACTCAATTGTGATTGGTGACCACCTCGCATATCGGTATGAGGTCATTGATGTCCTCGGAAAGGGAAGCTTTGGTCAGGTTGTCCGGTGTATTGACCACAAACTTGGAGTTCTCGTCGCCGTCAAGATTATCAGGAACAAGAAGAGGTTTCATCAGCAAGCCCTTGTTGAAGTTAACATCCTACAAAAGCTTCGCGAGTGG GATCCTCACAACAGGCACAGCATGGTGAACTTCACTCAAAGCTTTTACTTCCGTGGCCATCTTTGCATATCTACGGAACTTTTGGACATGAATCTTTATGAATTCATCAAGGCCCACTCCTTTAGAGGATTCTCTTTGCGCATCATCAGGCGCTTCACGAAGCAGATCCTCAGTTCCCTGATTATactgaagcagaagaaggtaATTCACTGCGATCTTAAACCAGAAAACATTCTGCTGCGTCACCCGCTCCACGCCGAAATCAAAGTCATCGACTTTGGCTCGAGCTGTTTTGAAAGCGAAAAggtttatacttatattcaATCTCGATTCTATCGGTCACCCGAAGTCATATTAGGCATGACGTATGGTCTGCCTATTGATATGTGGAGTGTGGGATGTATCCTCGCTGAGCTGTACACTGGTGTTCCCATTTTCCCTGGTGAGAACGAGCAGGAACAGCTGGCATGCATCATGGAGGTCTTTGGTCCTCCCGAGAAGCACCTCATTGAAAAGAGCACAAGAAAGAAGCTCTTTTTCGATTCCATGGGCAAACCCCGGTTGACAGTCTCCTCCAAAGGCCGCAGACGACGCCCATCGTCCAAGACTTTACAGCAGGTGTTGAAGTGTGATGATGAGGCGTTCCTGGATTTCGTTGCCCGATGCCTCAGATGGGACCCTGACCGCCGATTGAAACCTGAGGATGCCGTCAGGCATGAATTCATCACCGGAATCAAGGTGCCCACTCCAACTCCTCGCTTACCGATGCGTGAAGCATCCCCAGTAAAACGCTACAACACGATATCAGTATCTCGTCCTTTACCTGATCCGCCTGGTATTTCAAGCAAGGCAAGCGTGGGTGCCAGCCCCGGAAAGCCAATTCCCGCGGCTGCGCGTAGAGCTTCAGGGGCTACGGCCGCTACAACGGCAAGTCTAAACAGGCGGACGAGTGCTGGAGGCATGGCGGGAGGTATGACGGGCATGGCTGGTTCATCAAGCTCCAGCAATCTGCCACGGGCCGCAGGCCGGATTATGAGCGGAACGCGGGATATCGCTGCCGCGGGCGCAACTGCGGCTATGAATCGACGACCTTAG
- a CDS encoding uncharacterized protein (TransMembrane:12 (i358-378o398-418i425-444o464-490i511-532o544-563i625-649o661-678i709-729o735-756i798-819o831-852i)) produces the protein MSDGSSARAHSLGSTLDYKRTAQWLREILKYPETYTSKFTELPSKTKDKRSSSAEQRRQSDTALSSILPSRRMTGLSSHSRRSEPKIDPLIFQRAVNDLEKLMNEAIALASEVVQRADSPSCPKPHRVSITLQSRSHSVPGGQDGASQDNGTSDCTHESPGRLEDVDIQDDSQQKRPLYQHAATYAGAPERPRLNEILQNYSNTCERAAAINFPVQEAPPSQAVGEASVAVPGRRSSIQGATYTSQGPHKASGRAQKLTRKRQYDDLANRTKDAAVEGKSRQAKAASRGSHARHASHESGEDDPPGREAANRRPHADHGISLRRRSHVSLRGAQGFSLAKSRKRQPTARDWSPIRKRFVATVACISTALIGVILGVYAGLVPSIQYYIIDQSHATVHGNTGCFLGLAIPTFFLWPLPLLHGRKPYIMTSLVLAMPLLFPQALAVNAQRLTNTGMWRATLLVSRALMGASLGFASMNFHSILTDLFGASLMSTNPHQEVVDHYDARRHGGGMGVWLGIWTWCWIGSLGIGFFVGACVIDKYPPTWGFYISIIMIAVVLFLNVLCPEVRRSAFRRSVAEVRTGGDISRRVARGEIMMHRVKTGPKWWGQEVYHGILLTLEMLRQPGFLILALYSAWIYAQVVLTIVLLGSLTSKFYKLRSPNVGLLVGSVALGAILAIPFQKASFFSRSRQAQLNTNKATMDRKIAWSSHLVRRTIFTILLPLAGVCYAAVSSGPPMHVGVPTVFAFCIGLLSCLAIAECNGLVMECFDTSDLSPGMTGRQRSKSGKSEKRTNYSSFPRVTAGFAAIHTLAFIFAAGATALGGLVTRTLGQQVATGVVAGILFILTILLLLILARFTEVQIIPNTKMEEMDRLIEARRRSTIRRASMPNDHQAAVEEEKAWRPAMLGNPIGKKRRVNVFELGSKSRWQEIRKKNKLVDENAHLNQAAWTQGLEALDDKLSDIQSDVEDFFGLGSVKKRGSRRLRRSDETSESAQDIEMVNMGNQASGSRPSLKRFVERECVMSQTVAEENEGQDDHRRKH, from the coding sequence ATGTCTGATGGCTCGTCCGCGCGGGCGCATTCTCTTGGCTCAACGTTGGATTACAAGCGCACTGCTCAATGGCTACGTGAAATTCTCAAGTATCCCGAAACTTATACTTCCAAATTCACAGAGCTACCATCAAAGACTAAAGACAAAAGATCCTCGTCAGCAGAGCAACGAAGGCAGTCTGATACAGCGTTATCCAGCATCCTCCCCTCGCGCCGTATGACAGGCCTTTCATCGCATTCTAGAAGATCTGAACCAAAGATCGATCCATTGATATTTCAACGCGCCGTCAATGACCTTGAAAAGCTTATGAATGAAGCTATCGCATTGGCTTCAGAAGTGGTGCAGCGTGCTGACAGTCCCTCTTGCCCTAAACCTCACCGGGTGTCAATCACTCTACAATCTCGTTCCCATAGTGTACCCGGTGGTCAAGATGGAGCTTCTCAAGACAATGGCACATCAGACTGCACTCATGAGAGTCCTGGCCGCCTTGAGGATGTTGATATCCAAGACGACAGCCAGCAGAAGAGGCCTTTATACCAACATGCGGCTACATATGCTGGCGCTCCCGAACGTCCGCGACTAAATGAAATCTTACAAAATTACTCCAATACATGTGAACGCGCAGCTGCCATAAATTTTCCGGTGCAGGAGGCGCCGCCATCTCAGGCCGTAGGCGAAGCATCCGTTGCTGTACCGGGGAGAAGATCCAGTATCCAAGGAGCGACCTATACTTCACAGGGACCTCACAAAGCTTCAGGCAGAGCACAGAAGCTAACTCGCAAAAGACAATACGATGATTTGGCAAATAGAACGAAGGACGCTGCTGTAGAAGGTAAATCTCGTCAAGCCAAAGCGGCATCAAGGGGTTCGCATGCACGGCATGCTTCACACGAGTCCGGAGAGGACGATCCTCCAGGGCGCGAGGCTGCCAATCGTCGACCGCATGCTGATCATGGAATCAGTCTTCGGCGCCGATCTCATGTCAGTTTACGAGGTGCCCAAGGATTCAGTTTAGCAAAGTCACGCAAACGGCAACCCACAGCCAGAGATTGGTCACCAATTCGCAAGAGATTCGTTGCTACTGTTGCCTGTATCAGTACCGCATTGATTGGAGTTATTCTGGGTGTTTATGCTGGCTTAGTTCCCTCAATCCAATACTATATCATCGATCAGTCTCATGCCACTGTCCATGGAAACACTGGCTGTTTTCTGGGTTTGGCCATACCCACTTTCTTTCTGTGGCCACTCCCATTGCTGCATGGACGGAAGCCGTACATCATGACGAGTCTCGTGCTTGCTATGCCTCTCCTATTTCCTCAAGCACTCGCAGTCAACGCTCAGAGGTTAACCAACACAGGGATGTGGAGAGCTACGCTTCTTGTATCTCGAGCATTAATGGGGGCCTCACTTGGGTTTGCTAGCATGAATTTTCATTCAATACTGACAGATTTATTCGGCGCATCGCTCATGAGCACAAATCCCCACCAAGAGGTAGTTGATCACTATGACGCGAGACGGCATGGCGGCGGTATGGGAGTTTGGCTGGGTATTTGGACTTGGTGCTGGATTGGTTCCCTTGGCATTGGCTTCTTTGTTGGCGCTTGCGTAATTGATAAATATCCGCCAACATGGGGCTTTtatatcagcatcatcatgattGCTGTTGTGCTCTTCCTCAATGTCCTCTGTCCCGAAGTCCGCCGGTCTGCGTTCAGAAGATCGGTGGCAGAAGTGAGGACTGGGGGTGATATTTCTCGCCGGGTGGCTCGAGGCGAGATCATGATGCACAGAGTCAAGACCGGCCCGAAATGGTGGGGGCAAGAGGTCTATCATGGCATTCTTCTCACTCTGGAGATGCTTCGCCAGCCTGGTTTTCTGATCCTCGCCCTCTACTCTGCGTGGATCTACGCGCAGGTGGTGTTGACCATTGTACTCCTGGGATCATTAACGTCCAAATTCTATAAACTTCGGTCTCCAAACGTGGGACTTCTTGTTGGAAGTGTTGCTCTTGGagccatcttggccattCCATTTCAAAAAGCCAGCTTCTTTTCGCGATCCCGCCAAGCGCAGCTGAACACCAACAAGGCAACCATGGACAGGAAGATTGCGTGGTCGTCGCATCTCGTTCGGCGCACAATCTTTACCATTTTACTGCCTTTGGCGGGAGTGTGTTACGCTGCCGTATCTTCTGGACCTCCGATGCATGTCGGAGTGCCAACCGTCTTTGCATTCTGCATAGGACTCCTATCATGCCTTGCAATTGCGGAGTGCAACGGTTTAGTGATGGAGTGCTTTGACACTTCTGATCTTTCACCTGGAATGACGGGACGCCAACGCAGCAAATCAGGAAAGTCTGAGAAGCGCACCAATTACTCATCTTTCCCAAGAGTCACGGCTGGTTTTGCAGCTATTCATACTCTAGCATTCATCTTTGCAGCGGGTGCTACTGCCCTAGGTGGGTTGGTCACCAGAACCCTAGGTCAACAGGTCGCTACTGGAGTTGTAGCAGGcattcttttcattctcaCCATCTTGCTACTATTAATCTTGGCTCGTTTTACAGAAGTGCAAATTATACCAAATaccaagatggaagaaatgGATCGGTTGATTGAGGCTCGTCGAAGGTCGACCATACGACGTGCTTCTATGCCCAATGATCATCAAGCGGCtgttgaggaggagaaagcaTGGCGACCTGCTATGCTCGGAAACCCTattggcaaaaagagaagggtAAATGTCTTTGAACTCGGGAGCAAGTCACGATGGCAAGAGATccgaaagaagaacaagctgGTGGATGAGAACGCCCATCTAAATCAAGCAGCGTGGACCCAAGGGCTGGAGGCTTTGGATGACAAACTAAGTGATATCCAGAGCGATGTAGAAGACTTTTTCGGGCTAGGAAGTGTAAAGAAGAGGGGTTCAAGACGTTTACGTCGATCAGACGAAACCAGTGAGTCAGCTCAGGATATTGAGATGGTAAACATGGGTAATCAGGCATCGGGATCAAGGCCATCTCTGAAACGCTTCGTGGAGCGAGAATGCGTCATGAGTCAAACGGTGGCAGAGGAAAACGAAGGTCAGGATGACCATCGAAGGAAGCACTGA